A genomic region of Patescibacteria group bacterium contains the following coding sequences:
- a CDS encoding type II toxin-antitoxin system Phd/YefM family antitoxin, translating into MSTKTTISISEARKRIFQLTKEVQRPSVFYTLTDNGRPKAVIMSAQDFESWQETLEVMNIFPNWKKNIEKAREDYKKGRTVSLEKLLFKDGFVLQKKANKRPKHV; encoded by the coding sequence ATGAGCACAAAAACCACTATTTCAATTTCTGAAGCCAGAAAAAGAATTTTTCAACTTACCAAAGAAGTGCAAAGACCATCAGTGTTTTACACCTTGACCGACAATGGTAGGCCAAAAGCAGTTATAATGTCTGCCCAGGATTTTGAATCTTGGCAGGAAACCTTAGAAGTAATGAATATCTTTCCTAACTGGAAAAAGAACATAGAAAAGGCAAGAGAAGATTATAAGAAAGGCCGTACTGTTTCTTTAGAAAAATTACTTTTCAAAGATGGTTTCGTATTACAGAAAAAAGCAAATAAAAGGCCGAAGCATGTATAA